In one window of Tumebacillus algifaecis DNA:
- a CDS encoding DJ-1/PfpI family protein — protein MKIAILVFDRFTDLDVFLPWDLLSRVSRFHLLPNWEVKLVGTASHHTSENGLTIPMSASLSFLKTADAVLFASGPGVQTLLTDPSVLTQLHSLLDPKRQLIGSICSGSLLLAKLGLLDGLTATTYPTRMKQLAAMGVEVLDAPLVIHDRIATAAGCLAAIDLTRWLIQTLASQEIATKVLASVRPNGI, from the coding sequence TGACCGCTTCACCGACCTTGATGTCTTTTTACCTTGGGATTTGCTCAGCCGCGTGTCGCGTTTCCATTTGCTCCCGAATTGGGAGGTCAAACTGGTTGGGACCGCCTCACACCACACTTCCGAAAACGGCCTGACCATCCCGATGTCTGCCAGTCTCTCCTTCCTCAAAACGGCAGACGCCGTCCTGTTCGCCAGCGGTCCCGGCGTGCAGACCTTGCTGACCGACCCAAGTGTACTGACCCAACTGCACAGTCTGCTCGATCCAAAGCGCCAACTGATCGGCTCGATCTGCTCTGGTTCGCTGTTGCTCGCCAAACTCGGTCTCTTGGACGGACTGACCGCGACCACCTATCCGACACGGATGAAGCAACTGGCCGCGATGGGGGTCGAAGTGCTCGATGCACCGCTTGTGATCCACGACCGCATCGCCACCGCCGCCGGGTGCTTGGCCGCCATCGACCTCACCCGCTGGTTGATCCAAACGCTTGCCTCACAGGAAATCGCAACCAAAGTGCTGGCGTCAGTCCGCCCCAACGGGATCTAA